In one Terriglobia bacterium genomic region, the following are encoded:
- a CDS encoding protein kinase, producing the protein MATVFFEGGVTQVEHLTDSGAEDEMRQSRQASEVRAAMSRLFQPIIGVALHQTRKPRLALPAGKRLGPYEIVALLGSGGMGEVYRARDSRLDRTVALKVLPEAVFEDDARKTRFEREAKALAALSHPNILSIFDFGTQDGISYAVMELLEGETLREKLDEGPIPLAQAVDYSLQAARGLSAAHQKGVIHRDLKPENLFVTNGGHLKILDFGLAKRVDVVPPGDETKATTVSRHTEPGTVMGTASYMSPEQVRGLPLDARSDIFAFGAIFYEMLTGRRAFEGATSADTVSDILKEDPPRLSRDGAEFPSALERVVRHCLAKNREGRFESASELAFALHAAGDVSIPPETSGTFPRPRPPRIPAWLLALVGAFTLLTVLLVGDVGGLRRRLSWGGRTSRIESLAVLPLTNLSGDPLQEYFADGMTEELITALANVSALRVTSRTSVIRYKSSSKSLPEIAKELGVDAIVEGSVMRSGSQVKITAQLIDAGRDRHLWADSFQRELKDVLALQGEVARAIASEIGVRLTAQERLRLVEKKTVNPEAYEAYLRGQYHLFRRTATDATKSLEYFQQAVEKQPDYALAYAGIAEAYETAAGSVQGALSPKEAFPRAKAAAMRAVELDSTLGEPHAVLGWSSFVFDRDWMTAESQFQQALRLNPNYAIAHENYAMFLSRMGRFEEAIGQLKRSHELDPLSLNGNTMMGIALGLARRDDEAFPWFRRVLDMDSNFLRAHFGLGLALLHQRKYDEAITELQRAVELSGGGASQLGVLGYGYAVANRRGEALEIVEKLVVGSREHYVPPTVVAVVFCGLGDKDQAIAWLEKGNEERDPWLTGLKVDPLFDSLRSDPRFLDLLRRVGLN; encoded by the coding sequence GTGGCGACCGTTTTCTTCGAGGGTGGGGTCACCCAAGTGGAACACCTGACGGATTCCGGTGCAGAGGATGAAATGCGCCAGAGTCGTCAGGCTTCCGAAGTACGTGCGGCGATGAGTCGCTTGTTCCAACCTATAATAGGGGTCGCGCTTCATCAGACAAGGAAACCGCGCTTGGCGCTGCCGGCGGGAAAACGGCTGGGTCCCTACGAGATCGTTGCGCTGCTCGGCTCGGGCGGCATGGGTGAGGTCTATCGGGCCCGGGATTCGCGCCTCGACCGGACCGTGGCGCTGAAGGTCCTGCCGGAAGCGGTCTTCGAAGACGACGCGCGAAAGACTCGCTTCGAGCGGGAAGCGAAGGCGCTGGCGGCACTCTCTCATCCCAACATTCTCTCGATCTTCGATTTCGGAACGCAAGATGGGATTTCGTACGCCGTCATGGAACTCCTGGAGGGCGAGACGCTTCGCGAGAAGCTCGATGAAGGGCCGATCCCCCTTGCGCAGGCCGTGGACTACTCCCTACAGGCTGCCAGAGGTCTCTCCGCCGCCCACCAGAAAGGCGTAATTCACAGAGATCTGAAACCCGAGAACCTCTTCGTAACCAACGGCGGCCACCTCAAGATTCTCGACTTCGGCCTGGCGAAACGAGTTGATGTCGTTCCCCCGGGTGACGAGACAAAGGCGACGACGGTTTCCCGCCACACCGAGCCGGGGACGGTGATGGGGACCGCAAGCTACATGTCGCCCGAGCAAGTTCGCGGCTTGCCGCTCGACGCCCGCTCGGACATCTTTGCGTTCGGCGCCATCTTCTACGAGATGTTGACCGGGCGAAGGGCCTTTGAGGGCGCGACCTCGGCCGACACGGTGAGCGATATCCTCAAGGAAGACCCGCCCCGACTCTCGCGGGACGGGGCTGAGTTTCCCTCGGCGCTCGAGCGGGTGGTCCGGCACTGCCTCGCAAAGAACCGCGAGGGCCGGTTCGAGTCGGCGAGCGAACTCGCATTCGCCTTGCACGCAGCCGGAGACGTTTCGATTCCGCCCGAGACTTCCGGAACCTTCCCCCGACCGCGCCCCCCCCGGATCCCTGCGTGGTTGCTCGCCCTGGTCGGCGCCTTCACGCTCTTGACGGTCCTCCTCGTTGGCGACGTCGGCGGACTCCGGCGGCGCCTGTCCTGGGGCGGCAGGACCTCGCGAATTGAGTCGCTCGCGGTGTTGCCGCTGACCAACCTCTCGGGCGATCCGCTCCAGGAGTACTTCGCGGATGGCATGACGGAGGAGTTGATCACGGCGCTGGCGAATGTCTCGGCGTTGCGTGTGACGTCTCGGACTTCCGTGATTCGCTACAAGAGTTCGTCCAAGTCGCTGCCCGAGATCGCGAAGGAGTTAGGAGTCGATGCCATCGTCGAGGGCTCGGTGATGCGCAGCGGTTCACAGGTGAAGATAACGGCCCAGCTCATCGATGCCGGCAGGGATCGACACTTGTGGGCGGATTCGTTCCAGCGCGAATTGAAAGACGTCCTGGCGCTTCAAGGCGAGGTCGCTCGGGCGATCGCCAGCGAGATCGGGGTCCGGCTGACGGCGCAGGAGCGGTTACGACTGGTTGAAAAGAAGACCGTCAATCCGGAAGCCTACGAGGCGTACCTGAGGGGCCAGTATCACCTGTTCCGACGCACGGCGACCGACGCAACCAAGAGCCTCGAGTACTTTCAGCAGGCCGTCGAGAAGCAACCGGACTATGCGCTGGCCTACGCGGGCATCGCGGAGGCCTACGAAACGGCAGCGGGATCAGTCCAAGGCGCGCTCTCGCCGAAGGAAGCCTTCCCCAGAGCGAAGGCGGCCGCGATGCGGGCCGTGGAGCTCGACTCGACACTCGGCGAGCCCCATGCCGTCTTGGGCTGGAGCAGCTTTGTCTTCGACCGTGACTGGATGACTGCCGAGAGCCAGTTCCAACAAGCGCTGCGGCTGAACCCGAATTACGCGATCGCTCATGAGAACTATGCGATGTTCCTGTCGAGAATGGGTCGGTTCGAAGAAGCCATCGGCCAGCTGAAACGATCCCACGAGCTCGATCCCCTCTCGCTCAACGGCAACACAATGATGGGAATCGCCCTCGGCCTCGCGCGGCGCGACGACGAGGCCTTCCCATGGTTCCGCCGCGTGCTCGACATGGATTCCAACTTCCTCCGGGCGCACTTTGGACTGGGGCTCGCCCTCCTTCATCAGAGAAAGTACGACGAGGCCATCACGGAGCTTCAAAGGGCGGTCGAGTTGTCAGGGGGCGGTGCCTCGCAACTCGGGGTCCTCGGATACGGCTACGCCGTCGCCAACCGCCGGGGCGAGGCGCTCGAGATCGTCGAGAAACTGGTGGTGGGATCGAGGGAGCACTACGTGCCCCCCACGGTGGTGGCCGTCGTCTTCTGCGGCCTGGGGGACAAGGACCAGGCAATCGCATGGCTCGAGAAAGGCAACGAAGAGCGGGATCCCTGGCTGACTGGCCTCAAGGTGGACCCCCTCTTCGACTCTCTCCGGTCGGACCCGCGATTCCTCGATCTCCTCCGTCGTGTGGGGCTGAATTGA
- a CDS encoding aldo/keto reductase, which yields MEKRKLGTSDLEVSAMGLGCMGMSFGYGPAADKQEMISLIRAAVERSVTFFDTAEAYGPFTNEELVGEALAPFRDRVVIATKFGFKSESGGQRGLDSRPAHVKEVAEASLGRLGIDAIDLFYQHRVDPDVPIEDVAGAVKDLIQEGKVKHFGLSEAGVQTIRRAHAVQPVTAVQSEYSLWWRQPEAEVLPTLEELGIGFVPFSPLGKGFLTGKIDESTTFDGSDFRNIVPRFTAENRKANLALVGLLGGIAKRKGATPAQIALAWLLAQKPWIVPIPGTTKRHRLEENIGATAIELTSDDLREIDDAASRVTVHGARYPEHLERMTGR from the coding sequence ATGGAAAAGCGAAAACTCGGAACGAGCGACCTCGAAGTGTCCGCGATGGGGCTCGGCTGCATGGGGATGAGCTTCGGCTACGGCCCGGCGGCGGACAAGCAGGAGATGATCTCGCTGATTCGCGCGGCCGTCGAGCGCAGCGTGACGTTCTTCGACACCGCCGAAGCCTACGGCCCGTTCACCAATGAAGAGCTCGTGGGCGAAGCGCTCGCCCCGTTCCGCGATCGAGTGGTGATCGCGACCAAGTTCGGGTTCAAGTCCGAATCCGGCGGGCAGCGGGGCCTGGACAGCCGGCCGGCGCACGTCAAGGAGGTCGCCGAGGCCTCGCTCGGGCGGCTCGGGATCGATGCGATCGACCTGTTCTATCAACACCGCGTCGACCCGGATGTTCCCATCGAGGACGTCGCGGGAGCGGTGAAGGACCTGATTCAAGAGGGCAAGGTCAAGCACTTCGGGCTTTCCGAGGCCGGCGTGCAGACGATCCGTCGCGCGCACGCGGTCCAGCCCGTGACCGCGGTCCAGAGCGAGTACTCGCTGTGGTGGAGACAACCCGAAGCGGAAGTGTTGCCGACGCTCGAAGAGCTGGGAATCGGCTTCGTTCCGTTCAGCCCGCTGGGCAAGGGCTTTCTCACGGGAAAGATCGACGAGAGCACGACGTTCGACGGCTCCGACTTCCGCAACATCGTCCCGCGCTTCACGGCCGAGAATCGGAAGGCGAACCTGGCCCTGGTCGGCCTGCTGGGCGGGATCGCGAAGCGGAAGGGGGCGACACCCGCCCAGATCGCGCTCGCATGGCTGCTGGCCCAGAAGCCGTGGATCGTCCCGATCCCGGGCACCACCAAGCGGCACCGGCTCGAGGAGAACATCGGAGCCACGGCCATCGAGCTCACGTCCGACGATCTCAGGGAGATCGACGACGCGGCCTCACGGGTCACGGTGCACGGAGCTCGGTATCCTGAGCACTTGGAGCGAATGACCGGTCGCTGA